The genomic stretch TACAAGCTGGACCGCCTCGGCCGCGATCCCCGGTTGACCCTGGAAGCCATCGACCAGCTGGAAAAGTGCGGTGCAAAGATCAAGTCCATGACCGAACCCTTCGATTCCGGCGAGGCGACAGGACGGTTTCTTATAGGCATCCTCGCGAGCGTGGCCGGGCTGGAACGCGAGACATTCCTTGAGAGATCCCATGCGGGTAGGGAACGCCTGGCGCGAGAAGGCGCATGGCTCGGCGGGATTGTGCCGTTTGGCTATCGGGTCGAGGGTCGAAAGAAAGACGCCCGGCTCGTTGTCAACGAGGAGCATCTTCCCACTGTTCCAATATCCGAAGCTGATATCGTCCGGATGATCTTCGACTTGTCAGCCAACAAGGGCTGGACCTGCGGGGCCAT from Candidatus Eisenbacteria bacterium encodes the following:
- a CDS encoding recombinase family protein — its product is MKAAIYARVSSAEQRENQTIHTQREFAEKYCDLHKINVIEIYSDDGITGTLPLSQRPAGAKMLDDARTGKIDTVLFYKLDRLGRDPRLTLEAIDQLEKCGAKIKSMTEPFDSGEATGRFLIGILASVAGLERETFLERSHAGRERLAREGAWLGGIVPFGYRVEGRKKDARLVVNEEHLPTVPISEADIVRMIFDLSANKGWTCGA